The proteins below are encoded in one region of Bifidobacterium catenulatum DSM 16992 = JCM 1194 = LMG 11043:
- a CDS encoding sodium/proline symporter, with translation MITKDFWVLLAMVIYFVAMLTIGFIYSKRSNSSTRQYFAGGRGVGPWLTALSAEASDMSGWLLMGLPGVAYFTGAADPLWTALGLALGTYLNWKLVARRLRRYSVVAGDAITIPDFFSKRFHDKRNIVSTIAALIILVFFCVYVGSCFVTVGKLFSTLFGWDYHLTMVIGAAIVFAYTLIGGYLSVVVTDFIQGLLMFFALAVVFIGSIASVGGVDNTVAFLKGIPGFLDGTQMATPILNDAGEQIIKAGQAMFGAPTEYGVITMISMLAWGLGYFGMPQVLVRFLSIRSSEEIKKSRIIATTWCVVSLTCGVCIGLVGRAMMPTQFVTQSAAENIFIVVSQALLPSFMCGIVVSGIFAASMSSSSSYLIIGASAVGENIFRGLLYRKATDRQVMMVARITLLVMFIFGIVVAFDQNSSIFQVVSYAWAGLGASFGPLMLCSLYWRRTNKFGAIAGMLSGTATVLIWHNLIKPLGGVFAIYELLPAFIISLLFIVVVSLLTPAPDAEVLHEFDHYLDDPDDRKVDDDLVAAEIASGEKRAQI, from the coding sequence ATGATTACCAAAGATTTTTGGGTGCTGCTGGCGATGGTCATCTATTTTGTGGCCATGCTCACCATCGGCTTCATCTACTCCAAGCGATCCAATTCCTCCACTCGCCAGTATTTCGCGGGTGGTCGAGGCGTTGGTCCGTGGCTGACGGCTTTAAGCGCCGAAGCCTCCGATATGAGCGGCTGGCTGCTCATGGGCCTGCCGGGCGTCGCCTACTTCACCGGTGCCGCCGACCCGCTGTGGACGGCCCTTGGCCTGGCTCTCGGCACCTACCTCAACTGGAAGCTCGTCGCACGTCGTTTGCGCCGCTACTCCGTGGTGGCAGGTGACGCGATCACCATTCCGGACTTCTTCTCCAAACGATTCCATGACAAACGCAACATCGTCTCCACCATCGCGGCGCTGATCATTCTCGTATTTTTCTGCGTGTATGTCGGCAGCTGCTTCGTGACGGTCGGCAAACTTTTCTCGACCCTGTTTGGCTGGGACTACCACCTGACCATGGTGATCGGCGCGGCCATCGTGTTCGCCTACACCCTGATCGGAGGCTATCTTTCCGTGGTCGTGACCGACTTCATCCAAGGCTTGCTCATGTTTTTCGCGCTGGCCGTGGTGTTCATCGGTTCCATCGCATCCGTCGGCGGCGTAGACAACACCGTCGCCTTCCTCAAAGGCATTCCAGGCTTCCTCGACGGCACGCAAATGGCCACGCCGATTCTGAACGATGCCGGTGAGCAGATTATCAAGGCTGGTCAGGCCATGTTCGGCGCTCCTACCGAATACGGCGTGATCACCATGATTTCCATGCTTGCGTGGGGTCTCGGCTATTTCGGTATGCCGCAGGTGCTTGTGCGATTCCTGTCGATTCGCAGTTCCGAAGAGATCAAAAAGTCCCGTATCATCGCCACCACATGGTGTGTGGTGTCGCTTACGTGCGGCGTGTGCATTGGCTTGGTCGGCCGTGCGATGATGCCGACGCAGTTCGTCACGCAGTCCGCTGCGGAGAATATTTTCATTGTGGTTTCGCAGGCGCTGCTGCCGAGCTTCATGTGCGGCATCGTGGTGTCGGGCATTTTCGCCGCGTCCATGAGCTCCTCGTCGTCATACCTGATTATCGGCGCTTCCGCGGTCGGTGAGAATATTTTCCGTGGATTGCTCTATCGCAAGGCCACTGATCGTCAGGTGATGATGGTTGCCCGCATCACGCTGCTCGTCATGTTCATTTTCGGCATTGTGGTTGCGTTCGATCAGAATTCGTCGATTTTCCAGGTTGTGTCGTATGCATGGGCTGGTTTGGGCGCTTCGTTCGGTCCGCTGATGCTCTGCTCGCTGTATTGGCGCCGCACCAACAAATTCGGTGCGATTGCGGGCATGCTTTCCGGTACTGCGACCGTGCTGATCTGGCATAATCTCATCAAGCCGCTTGGTGGTGTCTTCGCTATTTACGAGCTGCTTCCGGCGTTCATTATCTCACTGCTGTTCATTGTGGTGGTGTCGCTGCTGACTCCGGCTCCCGATGCTGAAGTGCTGCACGAGTTCGATCATTATCTTGATGATCCCGATGACCGTAAAGTGGATGACGATTTGGTCGCAGCGGAAATCGCTTCCGGCGAAAAGCGCGCGCAAATCTAA
- the trpS gene encoding tryptophan--tRNA ligase: MTDETQEQQITAVGNEMSASFLAAKKRSDATLAAIEQNPGKFTMLTGDRPTGRLHLGHYFGSIRERVAMQNRGVNSNIIIADYQVITDRDTTEHIEDNVLNLVLDYMAAGIDPEKTMIFTHSAVPAENQLMLPFLSLVTEAELHRNPTVKSEMEASGHALTGLLLTYPVHQACDILFCKANVVPIGKDNLPHVEITRTIARRFNERYAKKHPVFPEPAAILSEAPEIPGLDGRKMSKSYGNSIMLGATAQETAKLIKKSPTDSERRITFDPIGRPQVSALLTTAGLVTGRDPKEIAEEIGDSGAGALKAYVIESVNSFLEPHRARREELAKDMDYVRDVLAEGNKKANAIANETLEQVREAMGMRY, from the coding sequence ATGACGGACGAAACCCAGGAGCAGCAGATCACCGCTGTCGGCAATGAAATGAGCGCGAGCTTCCTCGCCGCGAAGAAGCGTTCCGACGCAACGCTCGCCGCAATCGAACAGAATCCGGGCAAGTTCACCATGCTTACCGGCGACCGTCCGACCGGACGCCTGCATCTCGGCCATTATTTTGGTTCGATTCGTGAGCGCGTCGCCATGCAGAATCGCGGCGTGAATTCGAATATCATCATCGCCGATTATCAGGTGATCACCGATCGTGACACGACCGAGCATATCGAAGACAATGTGCTCAATTTGGTGCTTGACTACATGGCTGCCGGCATCGATCCGGAAAAGACCATGATTTTCACGCATTCCGCCGTTCCAGCGGAGAACCAGCTGATGCTGCCGTTCCTGTCGTTGGTGACTGAGGCCGAGCTGCATCGTAATCCTACGGTGAAGTCGGAAATGGAAGCTTCCGGCCATGCGTTGACTGGTCTGCTGCTGACTTATCCGGTGCACCAGGCATGCGACATTCTGTTCTGCAAGGCTAATGTGGTGCCGATCGGCAAGGATAACCTGCCGCATGTCGAGATCACGCGCACCATCGCACGTCGTTTCAACGAACGTTACGCCAAGAAACATCCGGTGTTCCCCGAGCCGGCCGCGATTCTGTCTGAAGCGCCGGAGATTCCAGGCTTGGATGGCCGCAAGATGAGCAAGTCGTACGGCAATTCCATCATGTTGGGCGCCACCGCGCAGGAAACCGCCAAGCTCATCAAGAAGAGTCCGACCGATTCCGAGCGTCGCATCACGTTCGATCCAATCGGTCGTCCGCAGGTTTCCGCACTGCTGACGACCGCCGGTTTGGTCACCGGTCGCGATCCGAAAGAAATCGCCGAGGAAATCGGCGATTCCGGTGCAGGCGCGCTGAAGGCGTATGTGATCGAATCGGTGAACAGCTTCCTTGAGCCGCATCGTGCCCGCCGTGAGGAACTCGCCAAGGATATGGATTACGTGCGCGACGTGCTCGCCGAAGGCAACAAGAAGGCCAACGCCATCGCCAACGAAACCTTGGAGCAAGTCCGCGAAGCCATGGGCATGCGCTACTAA
- a CDS encoding DUF3073 domain-containing protein: protein MGRGRQKAKQQKIARKLKYLTTDTDYDELAKELGAQEPGSGSFDPFADIEAKYSHDADAEDEIPEDVQESAQGDAEDDLDEYAKWAAEAAAKATSGEFPAAKSAAPKPHKPIPMPMPSVLKPKKQD, encoded by the coding sequence ATGGGCCGCGGACGTCAGAAAGCCAAACAGCAGAAAATAGCCCGAAAGCTCAAGTACCTGACCACCGACACCGATTACGATGAGCTCGCCAAGGAGCTCGGTGCCCAGGAGCCTGGTTCGGGTTCTTTTGATCCTTTCGCCGATATCGAAGCAAAATATTCTCACGATGCGGACGCTGAAGATGAGATTCCTGAAGATGTTCAGGAATCCGCGCAGGGCGACGCCGAGGATGACCTCGACGAGTATGCGAAGTGGGCCGCGGAGGCGGCGGCGAAGGCCACGAGCGGAGAGTTCCCGGCAGCCAAGTCCGCCGCACCGAAGCCACACAAGCCCATCCCGATGCCGATGCCCAGTGTGCTGAAGCCGAAGAAGCAGGACTGA
- a CDS encoding sterol carrier family protein, with the protein MAVIREQDLHKGHDAFAQWLQTSHRMIADSIPTNTDAARDFRLEFSPRLPRQLWAMAVRYSLHLLEKKAPGEGVEVRVAPWGAIKILDGPASDPHNLTPPDVIELEPDVWMRLAAGITSWQEEKDAGRITAVGERDDLSDLLPLV; encoded by the coding sequence ATGGCTGTTATTCGAGAACAAGATCTGCATAAGGGACATGACGCATTTGCGCAATGGCTGCAAACGTCTCATCGCATGATCGCCGACAGTATTCCCACGAATACCGACGCGGCACGCGATTTCCGTCTGGAATTCTCTCCACGATTGCCACGCCAGCTGTGGGCGATGGCAGTGCGCTACTCGCTGCATCTGCTGGAGAAAAAAGCGCCCGGAGAGGGCGTGGAAGTGCGTGTCGCACCGTGGGGCGCTATCAAGATTCTCGACGGACCGGCATCCGATCCGCATAATCTCACACCGCCGGACGTGATCGAACTGGAACCGGACGTGTGGATGCGGCTCGCCGCCGGCATCACCAGCTGGCAGGAGGAAAAAGATGCCGGCCGCATCACCGCCGTCGGCGAACGTGACGATTTAAGCGATCTACTGCCGTTGGTGTGA
- a CDS encoding glycogen/starch/alpha-glucan phosphorylase — protein sequence MTEITAPKSAITAEQFADEIREQLKYTQGVTVEQAKPADVYVAASAAVRRHLMDSWFKTQADMVNGNTKAVGYLSAEFLMGKQLRNALLNAGLTEQFNAAVKELGFSVQDVVNAEHEPGLGNGGLGRLAACFIDSLASLGVPAFGYGIQYKYGIFEQKFDENGKQIETPDYWLTNEEPWGHIDYNRDQKVSFGGEVVEENGKKVWKPAWSVRAVPVDYMVPGYASGRVNTLRLWTAKSYDEFDLLTFNKSEYLDAVKPQVEAENISKILYPEDSTPQGKALRLEQQYFFVSASIHDAIRVFYPGQDKPDLTTFADKITFQLNDTHPVIGIPELMRVLMDEYGYDWDTAWTVTNKTFNYTCHTLLPEALEVWPSKLIGELLPRHLEIIEKIQDQFAAELKTKGVDEATIKDMAIYTGDSVRMAYLATYGGSHVNGVAELHSQLLKDVTLKNFSDVYPDKFTNVTNGVTPRRFVKLANPRLSDLITEGLGTDKWVSDLELLKGLEPLAADDEFVKKFAAVKQANKVDFANYAKREYGFDIDPNTMINTMVKRLHEYKRQALKILAVIARYADIKSGKISADDIMPRTIVFGAKAAPGYYLAKQTIQLINNVARVINNDPDVKGKLNVYFPWNYNVRLAQHLIPATDLDEQISQAGKEASGTGNMKFALNGAMTVGTLDGANVEIRERVGAENFFLFGMTVDEVDALYAEGYEPKKYYEADPRLKAAIDMVADGTFSNGDKTVYEDLVHDWLTKDWFMTLADFGAYTAIQSEIEALYAQPLEWNRKALINVANSGYFSSDRSMEDYLERIWKTGPLAD from the coding sequence ATGACTGAAATTACCGCACCGAAGTCCGCGATCACCGCGGAGCAGTTCGCAGATGAGATCCGCGAGCAGCTGAAGTACACCCAGGGCGTCACCGTCGAACAGGCCAAGCCGGCCGACGTGTATGTCGCCGCGTCCGCCGCGGTGCGCCGCCACCTCATGGATTCCTGGTTCAAGACCCAGGCTGACATGGTCAATGGCAACACCAAGGCAGTCGGCTACCTGTCCGCAGAGTTCCTCATGGGTAAGCAGCTGCGCAACGCTCTGCTCAACGCCGGTCTGACCGAGCAGTTCAATGCTGCGGTCAAGGAACTCGGCTTCTCCGTGCAGGACGTCGTCAACGCCGAGCACGAGCCAGGCCTCGGCAACGGTGGTCTCGGCCGTCTGGCCGCCTGCTTCATCGATTCGCTCGCTTCGCTGGGCGTGCCGGCATTCGGTTATGGCATCCAGTACAAGTACGGCATCTTCGAGCAGAAGTTCGACGAAAACGGCAAGCAGATCGAAACCCCGGACTACTGGCTGACCAACGAAGAGCCGTGGGGCCACATCGACTACAACCGCGACCAGAAGGTCTCCTTCGGCGGCGAAGTCGTCGAAGAGAACGGCAAGAAGGTTTGGAAGCCGGCTTGGTCCGTGCGTGCAGTCCCGGTCGACTACATGGTTCCGGGCTATGCTTCCGGCCGTGTGAACACCCTTCGCCTGTGGACCGCCAAGAGCTACGACGAATTCGACCTGCTCACCTTCAACAAGTCCGAGTACCTTGACGCCGTCAAGCCGCAGGTCGAAGCGGAAAACATCTCCAAGATCCTGTATCCGGAGGATTCCACCCCGCAGGGCAAGGCGTTGCGTCTCGAGCAGCAGTACTTCTTCGTGTCCGCCTCCATCCATGACGCCATCCGCGTCTTCTACCCGGGCCAGGACAAGCCGGATCTGACCACCTTCGCAGACAAGATCACCTTCCAGCTTAATGACACCCACCCGGTCATCGGCATCCCGGAGCTCATGCGCGTCCTCATGGACGAGTACGGCTACGATTGGGACACCGCCTGGACCGTCACCAACAAGACCTTCAACTACACCTGCCACACCCTGCTTCCGGAAGCCTTGGAAGTGTGGCCGTCCAAGCTCATCGGCGAACTTCTGCCGCGTCACCTCGAAATCATCGAGAAGATCCAGGACCAGTTCGCAGCCGAGCTCAAGACCAAGGGCGTCGACGAGGCCACCATCAAGGACATGGCCATCTACACCGGCGACTCCGTGCGCATGGCCTATCTGGCCACCTACGGCGGCTCCCACGTCAACGGCGTTGCCGAGCTGCATTCCCAGCTGCTCAAGGACGTCACCCTGAAGAACTTCTCCGACGTGTATCCCGACAAGTTCACCAACGTGACCAACGGCGTGACCCCTCGCCGCTTCGTCAAGCTCGCCAACCCGCGCCTGTCCGACCTCATCACCGAAGGCCTCGGCACCGACAAGTGGGTGAGCGACCTCGAACTGCTCAAAGGCCTCGAACCGCTTGCCGCAGACGACGAATTCGTCAAGAAGTTCGCCGCCGTCAAGCAGGCCAACAAGGTTGACTTCGCCAACTACGCCAAGCGCGAATACGGCTTCGACATCGACCCGAACACCATGATCAACACCATGGTCAAGCGTCTGCACGAATACAAGCGTCAGGCACTGAAGATCCTTGCCGTGATCGCACGTTACGCCGACATCAAGTCCGGCAAGATCTCTGCAGACGACATCATGCCGCGCACCATCGTGTTCGGTGCCAAGGCCGCTCCGGGCTACTATCTGGCCAAGCAGACCATCCAGCTGATCAACAACGTCGCCCGCGTCATCAACAACGACCCGGACGTCAAGGGCAAGCTGAACGTTTACTTCCCGTGGAACTACAACGTTCGCCTCGCACAGCACCTCATCCCGGCCACCGACCTTGACGAGCAGATCTCCCAGGCCGGCAAGGAAGCCTCCGGTACCGGCAACATGAAGTTCGCTCTCAACGGTGCCATGACCGTCGGCACCCTCGACGGTGCCAACGTCGAAATCCGTGAGCGCGTCGGTGCTGAGAACTTCTTCCTCTTCGGTATGACCGTTGACGAGGTGGACGCCCTCTACGCCGAAGGCTACGAGCCGAAGAAGTACTACGAGGCCGATCCGCGCCTCAAGGCCGCCATCGACATGGTCGCGGACGGCACCTTCTCCAACGGCGACAAGACCGTGTACGAAGACCTCGTCCACGATTGGCTCACCAAGGACTGGTTCATGACCCTCGCCGACTTCGGCGCCTACACCGCCATCCAGTCGGAAATCGAGGCTCTCTACGCCCAGCCGCTCGAATGGAACCGCAAGGCCCTCATCAACGTGGCGAACTCGGGCTACTTCAGCTCCGATCGTTCGATGGAGGATTACCTCGAGCGCATCTGGAAGACGGGTCCGCTCGCAGACTGA
- a CDS encoding rhomboid family intramembrane serine protease, with the protein MAYQRFSLFPDSPSFKDLFSARSMRYRWRNGDPVITVAIMVICVAVWIVETLLKIAWPAGYNSFVGTGVFMPALATHRPWTFITSMFLHQPASLWHILFNMLTLWCVGPVLERMMGHLPYLALYVLSGLGGSAGMMVWALLSQDGWLTSAYGASGALFGLFASILVVYQRIGIDIRSMLIWMLINFLMPIITPNIAWQAHIGGFIVGGVFAWLLVSGLHALRGKSLQQRTLIYGVIMLGVIIAVVIACNMSNPLRVNPLLGMFF; encoded by the coding sequence ATGGCTTATCAACGTTTCAGTCTGTTTCCCGATTCCCCGTCGTTCAAAGACCTCTTCTCTGCACGTTCCATGAGGTACCGCTGGCGTAATGGCGATCCCGTAATCACCGTCGCGATCATGGTGATATGCGTCGCGGTCTGGATTGTCGAAACACTATTGAAAATCGCCTGGCCAGCCGGCTATAACTCGTTCGTCGGCACAGGCGTATTCATGCCCGCGCTGGCGACCCACCGTCCATGGACTTTCATTACGTCAATGTTCCTGCACCAGCCGGCATCCCTATGGCATATTCTTTTCAACATGCTGACCTTGTGGTGCGTCGGGCCTGTATTGGAACGCATGATGGGGCATCTGCCATATCTTGCGTTATACGTGCTGTCAGGACTCGGCGGAAGCGCCGGCATGATGGTCTGGGCACTGCTTTCGCAAGACGGTTGGCTAACATCCGCATATGGCGCTTCCGGCGCACTATTCGGCCTGTTCGCGTCGATTCTGGTGGTATACCAGCGCATTGGTATAGACATTCGATCCATGCTGATCTGGATGCTCATCAACTTCCTGATGCCGATCATCACGCCGAACATCGCATGGCAGGCGCATATCGGCGGATTCATCGTCGGAGGCGTGTTCGCCTGGCTGCTGGTTTCCGGCCTGCATGCGTTGCGCGGCAAAAGCCTGCAGCAGCGCACGCTGATTTACGGCGTAATCATGTTGGGCGTGATTATTGCGGTTGTCATCGCGTGTAATATGAGCAATCCACTTCGTGTAAACCCCCTTCTTGGCATGTTCTTCTAG
- a CDS encoding class I SAM-dependent methyltransferase, which yields MTIMNDKTREFVAMHRDEDVRELALKAKRVEGLDLSLALDQIAGWQIASKKLPQWASCEGIIYPPHISMEQCSSQFTAQYKSEIAQTLLASAATVRARVSDSAESDNQTTKSEPQLSDSPESDTLVAKRAMVDLTGGFGVDFSYLARGFSQATYVERQRHLCDLAEHNMAALGLDQARIVCDDGVEYLDNMDPVDLIYIDPARRDEHGARTYAIEDCTPNVLELRDLLLAKSQCTLVKLSPMLDWRKAVADFDGAVREVHIVATGNECKELLLVLGRPAQVDARDGVDGAGSHRRPAAHAHMGQMDIRARQTSNDKTPLARTRVEQMNGGMDLADTVGSFDGESKAERTVAASHDGRYAAPHVFCVNDDQRIDYDSAAYTQGLRIGGKPLPEAKNYLYEPNASIMKAGCFDLVEERFGVTQIGPSSHLFVSEQQIADFPGRGFAIEAVGSMNKKDIKRLLNGAKQANIAVRNFPLTAPQLRKKLKLADGGTVYLFGTTMQGGDHVLLRTSKI from the coding sequence ATGACAATCATGAATGACAAGACGCGCGAATTCGTGGCGATGCATCGCGACGAGGACGTGCGCGAACTGGCGTTGAAGGCCAAACGTGTGGAAGGGCTCGACCTGTCGTTGGCTCTCGACCAGATTGCCGGATGGCAGATCGCAAGCAAAAAACTGCCGCAATGGGCCTCATGCGAGGGAATCATATACCCTCCGCACATTTCCATGGAACAGTGCTCATCGCAGTTCACAGCCCAATACAAGTCCGAAATCGCGCAAACCCTGCTTGCGTCGGCCGCAACCGTGCGCGCCAGAGTGTCCGATTCTGCAGAATCGGACAACCAAACCACGAAAAGTGAGCCACAGTTGTCTGATTCGCCAGAATCGGACACATTGGTGGCGAAAAGGGCGATGGTGGATCTGACGGGCGGGTTCGGTGTAGACTTCTCGTATCTGGCGCGCGGATTCAGCCAAGCCACTTATGTGGAACGGCAACGACACCTGTGCGATCTGGCCGAGCACAACATGGCCGCACTGGGACTCGACCAGGCGCGTATCGTGTGCGACGACGGCGTGGAATACCTTGACAATATGGATCCGGTGGATCTCATCTACATCGATCCGGCCCGCCGCGACGAGCATGGCGCGCGCACCTACGCGATCGAGGATTGCACACCGAACGTACTCGAATTGCGTGACCTGTTGCTCGCCAAATCGCAGTGCACGCTGGTCAAACTGTCTCCCATGCTGGACTGGCGCAAGGCGGTCGCCGATTTCGACGGGGCCGTACGCGAAGTGCATATTGTGGCCACCGGCAACGAATGCAAGGAACTGCTGCTGGTACTGGGACGGCCGGCGCAAGTGGATGCGCGCGACGGCGTGGATGGCGCGGGTTCGCACCGGCGCCCTGCGGCGCACGCACACATGGGGCAGATGGATATACGGGCAAGACAGACAAGCAACGACAAGACGCCATTGGCACGCACGCGCGTGGAGCAGATGAATGGCGGCATGGATTTGGCGGACACGGTGGGCTCGTTTGACGGTGAATCGAAAGCCGAACGTACCGTAGCCGCATCGCATGATGGCCGGTATGCCGCGCCGCACGTGTTCTGCGTGAACGACGATCAGCGGATCGATTATGATTCTGCCGCATATACGCAAGGCCTGCGCATTGGCGGCAAACCGCTGCCGGAGGCGAAAAACTACTTGTATGAGCCGAATGCGTCGATTATGAAGGCCGGCTGTTTCGATCTGGTCGAGGAACGATTCGGTGTGACGCAGATCGGTCCGAGCAGCCATCTGTTCGTGTCGGAACAGCAAATCGCCGATTTTCCGGGACGAGGATTTGCGATTGAAGCAGTCGGAAGCATGAATAAAAAAGATATAAAACGATTGCTGAATGGTGCGAAACAAGCGAATATCGCGGTACGTAATTTCCCGCTTACGGCACCGCAGTTACGCAAGAAATTGAAGCTTGCTGACGGTGGGACGGTCTACCTGTTTGGTACCACCATGCAAGGCGGCGATCATGTGCTGCTGCGCACGTCGAAAATCTGA
- the crgA gene encoding cell division protein CrgA, with protein sequence MLMADEELHETTADDQNDLQSTNDTAAVEEGNKTVQDDADETTVESASADSNDVDDLDIPMDRVEAVLNATADKDSLSPQMQRMMNRQAENTRRVEETIKGTKSNPRWFVPLFCALMIIGLVWAVVYYLTSDYPIPNIGAWNLAIAFAIIMVGFIMTMWWR encoded by the coding sequence ATGCTGATGGCTGACGAAGAGCTGCACGAAACCACCGCGGACGATCAGAACGATCTGCAGTCCACGAACGACACCGCTGCCGTTGAAGAGGGCAACAAAACCGTTCAGGATGACGCTGATGAGACCACCGTCGAATCCGCTTCCGCTGATTCCAACGACGTTGACGATCTCGATATTCCGATGGACCGCGTCGAAGCGGTGCTGAACGCCACTGCCGACAAGGATTCCCTGAGCCCGCAGATGCAGCGCATGATGAACCGTCAGGCGGAAAACACCCGCCGCGTGGAGGAGACCATCAAGGGCACCAAGTCCAATCCACGCTGGTTCGTGCCTCTGTTCTGCGCGCTGATGATCATCGGCCTGGTTTGGGCCGTGGTCTACTACCTGACTTCCGACTACCCGATTCCGAACATCGGCGCATGGAATCTGGCCATCGCGTTCGCGATCATCATGGTCGGATTCATCATGACCATGTGGTGGCGCTGA
- a CDS encoding DUF881 domain-containing protein translates to MAKHTGKHTAKRSKAAGAAAVLVLMFSGFLLVTNLRVNRSVVVTNDTAELVEQRVKKVNSLQTEVDALSSRVNDLSKTLSSQDGTDPQDSESAGTGTMLPAVEGPGLVVTLDDSPLWEDMVDSSGSTSNINDYVVHQQDIEAVVNALWAGGAESMMIMDQRVLFNSAVRCSGNVLLLQGKKYSPPFTISAIGPVDNMKKALDDSQDVTIYRQYVSAFGLGWQVEEKEKLHFEATDALQQPLQYAQAMSDGTEETQQTDATQQLQDVQESQEGK, encoded by the coding sequence ATGGCTAAGCACACCGGAAAGCACACTGCGAAACGGTCGAAAGCGGCCGGAGCGGCGGCAGTCCTCGTGCTCATGTTCTCCGGATTCCTGCTCGTCACAAACCTGCGCGTGAACCGTTCCGTCGTGGTGACCAATGATACCGCCGAACTCGTGGAACAACGTGTGAAAAAAGTCAACTCCCTGCAGACGGAAGTTGACGCGCTCAGCTCCCGCGTGAACGATTTGAGCAAGACACTGAGCAGCCAGGACGGCACCGACCCGCAAGACAGCGAAAGCGCAGGCACCGGCACCATGCTGCCCGCGGTGGAAGGTCCCGGACTCGTGGTGACGCTCGACGATTCGCCACTTTGGGAAGACATGGTCGACTCCAGCGGATCGACATCCAACATCAACGACTACGTGGTGCATCAGCAAGACATTGAAGCCGTGGTGAACGCGCTGTGGGCGGGCGGTGCGGAATCCATGATGATCATGGACCAGCGCGTGCTCTTCAACTCCGCGGTGCGCTGCTCCGGCAACGTGTTGCTCCTGCAGGGCAAAAAGTATTCGCCGCCATTCACCATTTCCGCGATCGGGCCAGTCGACAATATGAAAAAAGCGCTCGACGATTCGCAGGACGTGACCATATACCGGCAGTACGTCAGCGCGTTCGGCTTAGGCTGGCAGGTCGAAGAAAAAGAAAAACTGCATTTCGAGGCGACCGACGCTCTGCAGCAGCCGCTGCAATACGCGCAGGCGATGAGCGACGGAACAGAAGAAACGCAGCAAACGGACGCAACGCAGCAATTACAAGATGTGCAGGAATCGCAAGAGGGGAAGTAA
- a CDS encoding class E sortase encodes MKHVAHRQRRKSVVWTILGILAELMLTAAAVCALYIAWQMWWTGVQAEHNQIETRQSVSWSDPGQSDNVTIAQAQEGDPPTQPQSAQEGELIAQVYIPRFGSQWQRNLVEGTSLTELNKHGLGHYKDSQMPGQVGNFAFAGHRNGYGQPLGDVDKLQEGDPIIIRTQDYWYVYHYTSYKIVLPTDIEVVAANPENPGATPTKRMLTMTTCEPKYSTPTHRWISYAEFSYWAKVSDGIPQELTSTDSNGKVKFVNNEKSSIVASVSSLEPWIFGALAAYVIIFLSALVAWRWPYLADVRAGRREKPEFSLYGGLMRLQPGVLPIRLVLMALLIFAAAASCFEWLFPWAATNIPALREMSNYTAV; translated from the coding sequence ATGAAGCACGTGGCACATAGACAACGCCGCAAAAGCGTGGTATGGACGATACTTGGCATACTCGCCGAACTCATGCTGACCGCAGCGGCCGTCTGCGCGCTTTACATCGCATGGCAAATGTGGTGGACGGGCGTGCAAGCAGAACACAACCAAATCGAAACGCGCCAATCCGTATCATGGTCCGACCCGGGCCAATCCGACAACGTCACCATCGCGCAGGCGCAGGAAGGCGACCCGCCAACGCAACCGCAAAGCGCGCAGGAAGGTGAGCTGATCGCCCAAGTCTACATTCCGCGATTCGGCAGCCAATGGCAACGCAACCTCGTTGAGGGAACTTCCCTCACCGAACTCAACAAACACGGCCTCGGCCACTATAAAGACTCGCAAATGCCCGGCCAAGTCGGCAACTTCGCTTTTGCAGGCCACCGCAACGGCTACGGACAGCCACTCGGCGATGTCGACAAACTGCAGGAAGGCGACCCGATTATCATCCGCACGCAGGATTACTGGTATGTGTACCACTACACGAGCTACAAAATCGTGCTGCCGACCGACATCGAAGTGGTCGCCGCCAACCCCGAAAATCCCGGCGCTACACCGACCAAACGCATGCTGACCATGACTACGTGCGAACCGAAATATTCCACGCCGACGCACCGCTGGATCAGCTACGCGGAATTCTCATACTGGGCGAAAGTGTCCGACGGCATCCCCCAGGAGCTCACATCCACCGACTCCAACGGCAAAGTCAAATTCGTCAACAACGAAAAATCGTCGATCGTCGCATCCGTCAGCTCGCTTGAACCGTGGATTTTCGGCGCGCTTGCCGCATACGTGATCATCTTCCTTTCCGCGCTCGTGGCATGGCGTTGGCCGTACCTCGCCGACGTGCGCGCGGGACGTCGCGAAAAGCCGGAATTCAGCTTGTACGGAGGATTGATGCGATTGCAGCCGGGCGTACTTCCGATTCGACTCGTGCTGATGGCGTTGTTGATTTTCGCGGCGGCCGCATCGTGCTTTGAATGGTTGTTCCCGTGGGCTGCGACGAATATTCCGGCATTGCGGGAAATGTCGAATTACACGGCCGTATAA